The Paenibacillus sp. YPG26 genome includes a window with the following:
- a CDS encoding TraR/DksA C4-type zinc finger protein, with protein sequence MSHLSNEQISTLQQRLREQREDISSRLAYNEHYGMAATTRENISELSTNDNHPGDLGTEVFERGKDLALAEHDELHLDRIDDALQRMNEGSYGVCITCGQPISYDRLEAIPETTYCIEHTPQREVSSKRPIEEEFLYPPFGRTSMDEHDDQNGFDGEDAWQILESYGTSNSPAMAEGNEIDNYNDMEIEADNELDGFVEPYESFVATDITGTEVFFYRNGQYRKHMSSTRHLESEESLGTGSNEY encoded by the coding sequence ATGTCTCATCTAAGCAATGAACAGATTTCCACCCTTCAGCAAAGACTTCGGGAACAGCGCGAGGATATTTCGAGCCGCTTGGCTTACAACGAGCATTACGGCATGGCGGCAACAACACGTGAGAATATCAGTGAATTATCAACCAATGACAACCATCCCGGAGACCTGGGTACTGAAGTGTTCGAACGGGGCAAAGACCTAGCCCTTGCGGAGCACGATGAGCTTCATCTTGACCGGATTGATGACGCTCTGCAGCGCATGAACGAAGGCAGCTATGGGGTGTGCATCACCTGCGGTCAGCCCATCAGCTATGACCGGCTGGAAGCCATCCCTGAGACCACCTATTGCATAGAGCATACACCGCAAAGAGAAGTCTCCAGCAAGCGCCCGATTGAGGAGGAATTCCTGTATCCTCCATTTGGCCGGACCAGCATGGACGAGCATGACGACCAGAATGGCTTCGATGGTGAGGATGCCTGGCAGATCCTCGAAAGCTATGGAACGTCCAATTCACCAGCTATGGCAGAAGGCAATGAGATTGACAATTATAACGATATGGAAATTGAAGCCGATAATGAGCTCGATGGATTCGTTGAACCTTACGAGAGCTTTGTCGCAACTGATATCACGGGCACTGAGGTATTCTTTTACCGGAATGGTCAGTACCGCAAGCATATGAGCAGCACCAGACACCTGGAATCTGAAGAATCACTCGGGACTGGCTCTAACGAGTATTAA
- the ileS gene encoding isoleucine--tRNA ligase has translation MQKVDVKEKARAREKRILAKWNTEDTFRRSIENREGRPNYVFYEGPPTANGKPHIGHVLGRVIKDFIGRYQTMNGYRVVRKAGWDTHGLPVELGVEKQLGISGKQEIENYGVEEFIKKCKDSVFEYEKQWRELTEAIGYWTDLDNPYITLKNSYIESVWNILSTIHKKGLLYRGHRVSPYCPCCQTTLSSHEVAQGYEDVKDLSATAKFKLTDSGEYILAWTTTPWTLPANTALAVNPSITYARVKQGDEVLIVAESLASDVLKGEYEILSTLTGAELIGKSYKAPFDYIHPEKGLVVVGADFVTDSSGTGIVHMAPAHGEDDYRTCRENDIEFISVVNLQGKYADVVTDFAGRFVKDCDLDIVKLLSERGLLYSKEKYEHSYPFCWRCKSPLLYYAMDSWFIKTTAVKDQLIANNNSVDWYPGHVREGRFGKFLEDLVDWNISRNRYWGTPLNVWVCDKTGKEFAPASIAELREHAIGDVPEDIELHKPYVDEIKLKSPFHEEGVMTRTSEVIDVWFDSGSMPFAQQHYPFENEQEFSEQYPADMICEGIDQTRGWFYSLLAVSTLFTGKAPYKAVIATGHILDENGQKMSKSKGNVIDPWDIIEEYGTDAFRWALLSDSAPWNSKRFSKGIVSEAKSKVVDTLVNTHAFLTLYANIDGYKPEEHAYRPSESKLDRWVLSRLNSLILTVNKGLSVNDFLNPAKAIEQFVDELSNWYIRRSRDRFWGSGLSEDKLSAYQTLTSVLVTLAKLTAPYTPLLAEDIYSNLAGELESVHFADYPKADEALIDKELEADMETARQIVELARNVRNETGIKTRQPLSELIISIDRSFAVADYDDIIKDEINIKHIEVEQSDSGFVDFTLKMNLKVAGKKYGKNIGFLQGYLKGLASDETRRIVNSGVLHITSPEGEELEITAEELLVEKQAKPGFASASGYGITVALNTEITPALEQEGLVREVVRAVQDTRKKLDLPIEKRVHLTLGVDDELKAAITAFDHVLRENVLVTEVSFGDKEGAEQIDLGNRQIKVHIAG, from the coding sequence ATGCAAAAGGTGGATGTGAAAGAAAAAGCCCGGGCGCGGGAGAAACGGATTTTGGCCAAGTGGAACACGGAGGATACATTCCGCAGGAGTATTGAGAATCGGGAAGGAAGACCGAATTATGTGTTCTACGAGGGACCTCCGACAGCGAATGGCAAGCCTCATATCGGACACGTGCTCGGCCGTGTAATTAAGGACTTTATCGGACGTTACCAGACTATGAACGGGTACCGTGTTGTCCGCAAAGCGGGCTGGGATACTCATGGTCTGCCGGTAGAGCTCGGTGTGGAGAAGCAGCTTGGCATCTCCGGCAAGCAGGAAATCGAGAATTACGGAGTAGAGGAATTTATCAAGAAGTGTAAAGACAGTGTTTTTGAATATGAGAAACAGTGGAGAGAGCTGACGGAAGCAATCGGTTACTGGACGGATCTCGATAATCCTTATATCACGCTGAAGAACAGCTATATTGAGAGTGTGTGGAACATTTTGTCCACCATTCACAAGAAGGGGCTGCTCTATCGCGGTCACCGCGTGAGTCCTTACTGTCCTTGCTGCCAGACTACTCTTAGTTCACATGAGGTGGCTCAAGGCTACGAAGATGTCAAAGATCTTAGTGCTACTGCCAAGTTCAAGCTGACTGACAGCGGAGAATATATTCTCGCATGGACAACAACGCCATGGACGCTGCCTGCCAATACGGCGCTCGCCGTGAATCCGTCAATCACTTATGCGCGTGTGAAGCAGGGCGACGAAGTATTGATTGTGGCTGAAAGCCTGGCAAGTGATGTGCTCAAAGGCGAGTATGAGATTCTCTCTACCCTTACAGGTGCAGAACTGATCGGCAAGAGCTATAAAGCTCCGTTTGACTACATCCACCCTGAGAAGGGGCTAGTAGTAGTGGGTGCCGATTTCGTAACAGATTCCAGCGGTACAGGAATCGTGCATATGGCTCCGGCTCATGGCGAGGACGACTATAGAACCTGCCGTGAGAATGACATTGAGTTCATCAGCGTAGTCAACCTTCAAGGTAAGTACGCCGATGTGGTAACCGACTTCGCCGGACGCTTCGTGAAGGACTGTGATCTTGATATCGTCAAATTGCTGTCTGAACGCGGACTGCTGTACAGCAAAGAGAAGTATGAGCACAGCTACCCATTCTGCTGGCGCTGCAAATCACCGCTGCTCTACTATGCAATGGATAGCTGGTTCATTAAGACAACGGCCGTGAAGGACCAACTGATCGCGAACAATAATAGTGTGGATTGGTATCCGGGACACGTTCGTGAAGGGCGCTTTGGTAAATTCCTGGAGGATCTGGTGGACTGGAATATCAGCCGTAACCGCTACTGGGGTACCCCGCTTAACGTATGGGTCTGTGACAAGACTGGCAAGGAATTCGCTCCGGCAAGCATCGCCGAGCTGAGAGAGCATGCCATTGGGGATGTGCCTGAGGATATTGAGCTGCACAAGCCTTATGTAGATGAGATCAAGCTCAAATCTCCATTCCATGAAGAGGGGGTTATGACCCGTACTTCAGAAGTCATTGACGTCTGGTTCGACAGCGGCTCTATGCCTTTTGCCCAGCAGCATTATCCATTCGAAAATGAGCAGGAATTCAGCGAGCAGTATCCGGCTGATATGATCTGTGAAGGGATTGACCAGACGCGTGGATGGTTCTACAGTCTTCTTGCGGTATCTACCTTGTTCACAGGCAAAGCTCCTTACAAAGCTGTAATTGCTACAGGTCATATCCTGGATGAGAATGGGCAGAAGATGTCCAAATCCAAAGGCAACGTGATCGACCCTTGGGACATTATTGAAGAATATGGCACCGATGCTTTCCGCTGGGCTCTTCTGTCCGACAGTGCGCCATGGAACAGCAAGCGATTCTCCAAAGGAATCGTGTCTGAAGCCAAGTCGAAGGTTGTTGACACGCTGGTTAATACCCATGCGTTCCTGACTTTATACGCGAACATTGACGGATACAAGCCAGAGGAGCACGCTTACCGTCCATCGGAGAGCAAGCTGGACCGCTGGGTGCTGTCCCGCCTGAACAGTCTGATTCTGACTGTGAACAAAGGGCTATCGGTGAACGACTTCCTTAACCCGGCCAAAGCGATTGAACAGTTCGTTGACGAGCTGAGCAACTGGTATATCCGCCGTTCCCGCGACCGCTTCTGGGGCAGCGGACTAAGTGAAGATAAGCTGTCTGCTTATCAGACACTGACGAGCGTTCTCGTGACGCTGGCCAAATTGACCGCTCCGTACACTCCGCTTCTGGCAGAGGATATCTACAGTAATCTGGCTGGAGAGCTGGAAAGTGTCCATTTTGCAGACTATCCAAAAGCGGATGAGGCTCTGATTGACAAGGAACTGGAAGCGGATATGGAGACTGCCCGCCAGATTGTTGAGCTTGCCCGCAACGTTCGGAATGAGACGGGAATTAAGACACGCCAGCCGCTCTCCGAGCTGATTATCTCCATTGACCGCAGCTTTGCAGTTGCAGATTATGATGATATCATCAAGGATGAGATTAATATCAAACACATTGAAGTAGAGCAGAGCGACAGTGGATTTGTTGATTTCACGCTGAAGATGAACCTTAAAGTGGCTGGGAAGAAATATGGTAAAAATATTGGCTTCCTGCAGGGTTATCTCAAAGGTCTCGCTTCTGATGAAACCCGCCGGATTGTTAACAGCGGTGTTCTTCATATCACCTCTCCTGAAGGTGAGGAGCTTGAGATTACAGCCGAGGAGCTGCTGGTTGAGAAGCAGGCGAAGCCTGGATTTGCCTCTGCCTCCGGATATGGAATTACTGTGGCCTTGAATACCGAGATCACCCCTGCCCTTGAGCAGGAGGGGCTGGTTCGTGAGGTCGTCCGTGCGGTACAAGACACACGCAAGAAGCTGGATCTTCCGATTGAGAAGAGGGTTCACCTAACTCTTGGTGTGGATGATGAGTTAAAGGCTGCCATCACCGCATTTGACCACGTGCTCCGTGAGAATGTGCTTGTCACAGAAGTGTCCTTTGGAGATAAGGAAGGCGCTGAGCAGATCGATTTGGGGAATAGACAGATCAAAGTTCATATTGCCGGATAA
- the lspA gene encoding signal peptidase II — MIYYLIAFIVFLIDQGTKYIIATKMQLHEQIPVIGDFFLITSHRNRGAAFGILENQRWFFIVITVIVVLAIVWYLQRIKNNPHKLLPTALALVLGGAVGNFLDRALTGEVVDFLMLNFGSYTFPIFNIADSCIVVGVALIVLDSFLDMGRQKKKEAEAGSEQTS, encoded by the coding sequence GTGATCTATTACTTAATTGCATTCATTGTTTTTCTGATTGACCAGGGAACCAAATATATTATTGCTACAAAAATGCAGCTGCACGAGCAAATCCCTGTAATCGGTGATTTCTTCCTGATTACATCACACCGGAACAGAGGGGCAGCATTTGGAATACTGGAGAACCAGCGTTGGTTCTTCATTGTAATCACGGTTATCGTTGTCCTGGCTATCGTATGGTACTTGCAGAGAATCAAGAATAATCCGCACAAGCTGCTGCCTACGGCATTGGCACTGGTGCTTGGTGGTGCGGTGGGGAACTTCCTGGATCGGGCATTGACCGGAGAAGTGGTGGATTTCCTGATGCTTAATTTCGGAAGCTACACATTCCCGATTTTTAATATCGCAGATTCCTGCATTGTAGTGGGTGTGGCACTGATTGTTCTGGATTCGTTCCTGGATATGGGCAGACAGAAGAAAAAAGAGGCAGAGGCAGGGAGCGAGCAGACTTCATGA
- a CDS encoding YlmH/Sll1252 family protein: MKVDIYEHFRPEERMFVDRAWEWIVGAGEYHEVKLTDFLDPRQCFILESLAGRNPEVSVRYDGGYEGAERVRALIAPDYRDLSYEPMRLKVLDISSLDQKLDSLEHGDYMGALLSLGLKRDKIGDIHVLEDGCNVIVAEETADYLRANLRQVHRVNVYTEIKDLSDLRVSSQNLEAMVLTVASLRLDGIVSDVYRLSRSKVLVPIKAGRCRINWRTEEDPSKNLREGDVVSLQGFGRFKVLELDGVTKKGRFRVKIGKFV; this comes from the coding sequence ATGAAGGTTGACATATATGAACACTTCCGCCCCGAAGAACGAATGTTTGTGGACCGGGCATGGGAGTGGATTGTTGGAGCCGGGGAATATCATGAAGTGAAGCTTACCGATTTCCTGGACCCTCGTCAATGCTTCATCCTGGAATCACTCGCTGGAAGAAATCCCGAGGTAAGCGTCAGGTATGATGGCGGATATGAAGGGGCTGAACGGGTTCGTGCCCTTATAGCTCCGGACTACAGGGATTTGTCCTACGAACCAATGAGGCTTAAGGTTCTCGATATATCTTCCCTTGATCAGAAGCTGGACAGCTTGGAACACGGGGATTATATGGGGGCCTTGCTGTCTTTGGGACTTAAGCGGGACAAGATTGGCGACATTCATGTTCTTGAGGACGGCTGTAATGTGATAGTTGCTGAAGAGACAGCGGACTACCTTCGTGCCAACCTGCGTCAGGTTCACAGGGTTAATGTGTATACCGAGATCAAGGACCTGAGTGATCTGCGCGTATCAAGTCAGAATCTGGAGGCCATGGTGCTGACCGTGGCTTCCTTGAGATTGGATGGAATCGTCAGCGATGTGTATCGGCTCAGCCGAAGCAAGGTCTTGGTTCCCATTAAAGCCGGCCGCTGCCGGATTAATTGGAGGACAGAGGAAGACCCTTCCAAGAACCTCAGAGAAGGGGATGTCGTCTCCCTGCAGGGATTTGGACGGTTCAAGGTCCTGGAGTTGGACGGTGTGACGAAGAAAGGGAGATTCCGGGTAAAAATCGGGAAATTTGTGTAG
- a CDS encoding YggT family protein: protein METIIYALYQIYTYMIIIYILMSWIPNVRESFIGDLLGKLVEPFLAPFRRFIPPIMGMIDISPIVALFVLRLAVVGLVSVIGYLTGSR from the coding sequence ATTGAGACGATTATTTATGCCTTGTATCAAATTTATACGTACATGATTATCATCTACATTCTGATGTCATGGATACCGAATGTCAGAGAGAGCTTCATCGGTGACCTGCTCGGGAAGCTGGTTGAGCCATTTCTTGCTCCGTTCCGCCGGTTCATACCGCCGATTATGGGCATGATTGATATTTCTCCAATCGTAGCTTTGTTCGTACTTCGGCTTGCTGTTGTCGGACTGGTAAGTGTAATCGGCTATTTGACAGGAAGCAGATAA
- a CDS encoding DivIVA domain-containing protein: MPLTPLDIHNKEFSRRLRGYDEDEVNEFLDQIIKDYESVIRENKDLQNQLLTVQEKLDHFATIEESLSKTIIVAQEAADEVRNNAKKEAQLIIKEAEKNADRIINESLSKSRKVALEVEELKKQASVYRARFRVLVEAQLELLSQDGWESLEEDTKRGEREVREIY, encoded by the coding sequence ATGCCATTAACGCCGCTGGATATACATAATAAGGAGTTCTCCAGACGTCTTCGCGGCTACGACGAAGATGAAGTGAATGAATTTCTCGATCAGATCATTAAGGATTACGAGAGCGTCATTCGGGAGAACAAGGATCTTCAGAACCAGCTGCTGACGGTGCAGGAGAAGCTTGACCATTTTGCTACGATTGAAGAATCGCTGAGCAAGACGATCATCGTTGCCCAGGAAGCGGCTGACGAGGTTAGGAACAATGCGAAGAAGGAAGCTCAGCTTATCATAAAAGAAGCAGAGAAGAATGCGGATCGCATTATCAACGAATCCTTGAGCAAATCCCGTAAGGTTGCCCTTGAAGTTGAAGAACTCAAGAAACAGGCTTCCGTATACCGGGCCCGCTTCCGGGTGCTGGTTGAAGCACAGCTGGAACTTCTAAGTCAAGATGGCTGGGAATCTCTTGAAGAGGATACCAAGCGCGGCGAGCGTGAAGTGCGCGAGATATACTAG
- a CDS encoding cell division protein SepF, whose protein sequence is MGVMNKFMNFFGLQEEEEVVEREKFQETDEPELETPSFDARRNQRGSNVVSIHSQKNVKLILNEPRSYDEAQEIADHLRSHRAVVVNLQRVRNDQALRIIDFLSGTVYALSGSISKVGANIFLCTPDTVEIQGSITEILADEQEYNRMR, encoded by the coding sequence ATGGGAGTCATGAATAAATTTATGAATTTCTTTGGCCTTCAGGAGGAGGAGGAAGTCGTGGAACGGGAGAAATTCCAAGAGACAGATGAACCTGAGCTTGAAACTCCGAGCTTCGATGCACGTAGAAATCAAAGGGGAAGCAATGTGGTAAGTATTCATTCCCAGAAGAATGTCAAGCTGATCTTGAATGAGCCTCGTTCCTATGATGAAGCGCAAGAGATTGCAGATCATCTGCGTTCGCACCGCGCGGTGGTTGTTAACCTGCAGCGCGTCCGTAACGATCAGGCCCTTCGTATTATCGATTTTCTGAGTGGTACGGTATATGCTCTCAGCGGTAGTATCTCCAAAGTTGGCGCTAACATCTTTCTGTGCACCCCGGATACGGTTGAGATTCAGGGCTCGATTACTGAAATTCTAGCCGACGAACAAGAATATAACAGAATGAGGTGA
- a CDS encoding DUF5665 domain-containing protein: MIHRKPANATKKNEEQLLDGTLEEKMGAVYKLTLHWSQELEKSRIMEYTQLMVRPWKLIWLNLLSGASRGVGIAIGFTFFAATIIYFLQALGALNLPIVGDYIADIVRIVQRQLELNTR; the protein is encoded by the coding sequence ATGATACACCGCAAGCCGGCGAATGCAACGAAAAAAAATGAAGAACAATTGCTGGATGGGACGCTGGAAGAGAAGATGGGAGCGGTATACAAGTTGACCCTTCATTGGTCTCAGGAGCTTGAGAAGTCACGAATTATGGAATATACCCAGCTTATGGTCAGGCCATGGAAGCTGATCTGGCTCAATTTGCTGTCAGGAGCTTCACGTGGTGTCGGAATTGCTATTGGCTTTACTTTTTTTGCAGCAACAATTATATATTTCCTTCAAGCGCTTGGGGCATTGAACTTACCTATTGTCGGTGATTATATCGCCGATATTGTGCGGATTGTCCAGCGGCAGCTGGAGCTTAATACTCGTTAG
- the sigG gene encoding RNA polymerase sporulation sigma factor SigG, with amino-acid sequence MTRNKVEICGVDTAKLPVLTNAEMRELFHSLQQDHVRAAREKLVNGNLRLVLSVIQRFNNRGEYVDDLFQVGCIGLMKAIDNFDLSQNVKFSTYAVPMIIGEIRRYLRDNNPIRVSRSLRDIAYKALQMRDSLTNRNSREPTVLEISEALNIPKEDVVFALDAIQDPVSLFEPIYHDGGDPIYVMDQISDDKNKDVSWIEEIALREAMHKLNRREKMILSMRFFEGKTQMEVADEIGISQAQVSRLEKSAILQMQKHVKS; translated from the coding sequence ATGACACGAAACAAAGTCGAGATTTGCGGTGTCGACACTGCAAAGCTACCTGTTCTAACGAATGCGGAAATGCGTGAATTATTCCACTCTCTACAACAAGACCACGTGCGAGCAGCAAGAGAAAAGTTAGTCAATGGGAATCTGAGGCTCGTGCTCAGCGTAATCCAGCGGTTCAATAACCGGGGAGAGTATGTGGACGATCTGTTCCAGGTCGGCTGCATCGGACTAATGAAGGCTATTGATAATTTTGATCTATCGCAAAATGTGAAGTTCTCCACCTACGCTGTTCCGATGATCATCGGTGAGATCCGGCGCTACTTAAGGGACAACAATCCGATTCGGGTCTCCCGGTCCCTGCGGGATATCGCTTATAAAGCGCTTCAGATGAGGGACAGTCTGACGAACCGGAATTCACGCGAACCGACCGTGCTGGAAATTTCAGAGGCTCTGAACATCCCCAAAGAAGACGTGGTGTTCGCTCTGGATGCGATCCAGGACCCTGTATCCCTGTTCGAGCCTATCTATCATGATGGCGGGGACCCGATCTATGTGATGGATCAGATCAGCGATGATAAGAACAAGGACGTGTCCTGGATTGAAGAGATCGCGCTGCGCGAAGCGATGCATAAGCTTAACCGCAGGGAGAAGATGATTCTCTCCATGAGATTTTTTGAAGGCAAGACCCAGATGGAGGTTGCGGATGAGATCGGTATCTCGCAGGCGCAGGTATCCAGACTGGAGAAATCCGCTATTTTACAAATGCAAAAGCATGTGAAATCCTGA
- a CDS encoding YggS family pyridoxal phosphate-dependent enzyme — MSLKERIELVNTRIRQACERSGRQPEEINIVAVTKYVSVEATEAVLDQGLVHLGENRLQVAGPKWEQLGGRGTWHFIGHLQTNKVKEVIGKFEYIHSLDRLSLAKELEKKAAAADTFIKVFVQVNISGEESKQGLEPDEVPGFLEEIRKLPHLKVIGLMTMAPFEGDPEDTRPIFRGLRELRDQLNDKSLTDEPLKHLSMGMSNDFEVAVEEGATWLRLGTLLVGKEEEN, encoded by the coding sequence TTGAGCTTGAAGGAACGGATTGAGCTGGTGAACACACGAATCAGACAAGCCTGTGAACGTAGTGGAAGGCAGCCTGAAGAGATTAACATAGTCGCTGTAACGAAATACGTATCTGTGGAAGCAACAGAAGCGGTTCTTGACCAAGGACTTGTACACCTTGGCGAGAACCGTCTGCAGGTGGCAGGTCCCAAATGGGAGCAGCTTGGTGGCAGAGGGACTTGGCATTTCATTGGCCATTTGCAGACCAACAAGGTGAAGGAAGTTATCGGGAAGTTCGAGTATATCCATTCGCTGGATCGTCTGTCCCTCGCCAAAGAGCTGGAGAAGAAAGCCGCTGCGGCAGATACGTTTATTAAGGTCTTTGTCCAGGTTAATATATCTGGAGAGGAATCCAAGCAGGGCCTTGAGCCGGATGAAGTGCCAGGCTTTCTTGAGGAGATCCGCAAGCTCCCTCATCTGAAAGTAATCGGGCTAATGACCATGGCTCCATTTGAAGGTGACCCGGAAGACACAAGACCTATATTTAGAGGGCTGAGAGAGCTTCGGGACCAGCTGAACGATAAGTCGTTAACTGACGAGCCGCTCAAGCATTTGTCGATGGGAATGTCGAATGATTTCGAGGTGGCGGTCGAAGAAGGGGCGACATGGCTTCGCCTCGGCACTCTACTAGTGGGGAAAGAGGAGGAGAATTAA
- the sigE gene encoding RNA polymerase sporulation sigma factor SigE — MLVKWKLTLQLQYYRLLFLLGMKSEEIYYIGGSEALPPPLTREEEEFLLQKLSSGDAAIRAMLIERNLRLVVYIARKFENTGINIEDLVSIGAIGLIKAVNTFDPEKKIKLATYASRCIENEILMYLRRNSKIRSEVSFDEPLNIDWDGNELLLSDVLGTENDTIYRNIEEQVDRKLLHKALDKLSDRERMIMELRFGLSDGEEKTQKDVADLLGISQSYISRLEKRIIKRLRKEFNKMV, encoded by the coding sequence ATGCTTGTAAAATGGAAATTAACACTTCAACTGCAGTACTATAGGCTGCTGTTCCTTCTGGGAATGAAAAGTGAAGAGATTTATTATATCGGCGGGAGTGAGGCGCTTCCGCCTCCTTTAACACGCGAAGAAGAGGAGTTCCTGCTGCAGAAGCTCTCCAGCGGGGATGCAGCCATTAGGGCGATGCTGATTGAACGCAATCTGCGCCTGGTCGTGTATATTGCCCGTAAATTTGAGAATACCGGAATCAACATCGAAGATCTGGTGTCAATCGGGGCAATTGGCTTGATTAAGGCCGTGAATACTTTTGATCCCGAGAAAAAGATAAAGCTTGCCACCTATGCCTCACGCTGTATCGAGAATGAGATTCTCATGTATCTGCGCCGGAACAGCAAGATCCGGTCCGAGGTATCTTTTGATGAGCCGCTTAATATCGATTGGGATGGCAATGAATTGCTCCTGTCTGATGTGCTGGGCACCGAGAATGACACCATCTACCGCAATATTGAAGAGCAGGTGGACCGGAAGCTGCTTCACAAGGCACTCGATAAGCTGAGTGACCGGGAACGAATGATTATGGAGCTCCGATTTGGGCTTAGCGACGGGGAAGAGAAGACACAGAAGGACGTGGCAGACCTGCTTGGAATCTCACAATCTTACATTTCCCGGCTGGAGAAAAGAATCATCAAACGGCTGCGCAAAGAGTTCAATAAAATGGTGTAA
- a CDS encoding YlmC/YmxH family sporulation protein — translation MMCTQGERSLVKISDFQTKDVINVVDGKRLGQISDLELDLRQGLIEAIVVPGYSKFMGLFGGGNDMVIPWRNIVKIGSDVVLVKLDESRIRTQENENTIYIERDRHEGRRSL, via the coding sequence ATGATGTGCACACAGGGGGAGAGGTCATTGGTGAAAATTTCCGATTTCCAGACAAAGGATGTCATTAATGTGGTAGATGGGAAAAGACTCGGTCAAATCAGTGATTTGGAGCTTGATCTGCGGCAGGGGCTGATTGAGGCTATTGTGGTTCCAGGTTACAGCAAGTTCATGGGGCTGTTCGGAGGCGGCAATGATATGGTCATTCCCTGGCGGAATATTGTTAAGATTGGTTCGGATGTCGTGCTGGTGAAGCTGGATGAGAGCCGGATCAGAACCCAGGAGAATGAGAACACGATCTATATTGAACGGGACAGACATGAGGGACGCCGGAGCCTGTAG
- the pgeF gene encoding peptidoglycan editing factor PgeF yields the protein MEPFVRVNIKHGEPERLNLRSWEEAFPGLSAGFTGRGGGTGTAPYESLNLALHVGDDPEAVIANRAKLAESAGFPFDAWTCGEQVHGTRIGVVDAEQRGRGRLDRTSSFEDTDGLITHVPGIMLTSFYADCVPLYFLDPVHHVVGLAHAGWKGTVQQIALQMIVKMEEEYGSRPDQIRTAIGPSIGPCCYEVDEHVMSRVRSIVSESEQQDLAAKVASASANPGKSMLNLKELNRIIMIKAGILPSHIECTTWCTSCSTDVFFSYRKENGITGRMASWIGMKER from the coding sequence ATGGAACCGTTTGTTAGGGTAAATATAAAGCACGGAGAGCCTGAGCGGCTGAATCTGCGTTCCTGGGAGGAAGCTTTCCCTGGACTTAGCGCAGGCTTTACCGGAAGGGGTGGCGGAACGGGAACCGCTCCTTATGAAAGTCTGAATTTAGCTCTGCATGTGGGGGATGATCCGGAAGCGGTCATAGCCAACAGGGCAAAGTTGGCGGAGTCGGCCGGATTCCCATTCGATGCATGGACCTGTGGAGAACAGGTGCATGGTACCCGTATAGGCGTGGTTGATGCTGAACAGCGTGGACGGGGAAGGCTTGACAGAACGAGCAGCTTTGAGGATACGGATGGATTAATCACCCATGTGCCTGGCATAATGCTTACGTCATTTTATGCGGACTGTGTGCCGCTGTATTTCCTAGACCCCGTCCACCATGTGGTTGGTCTCGCTCATGCGGGCTGGAAGGGAACCGTTCAGCAGATTGCCTTACAGATGATTGTTAAGATGGAAGAGGAATACGGGAGCAGACCGGATCAGATTAGAACAGCGATCGGCCCTTCCATTGGGCCGTGCTGTTATGAAGTTGATGAGCATGTGATGTCCAGGGTCAGAAGCATCGTGTCCGAATCTGAGCAGCAGGATCTGGCAGCGAAGGTGGCTTCGGCATCAGCCAACCCAGGTAAAAGCATGCTGAACTTGAAAGAACTGAATCGAATCATTATGATTAAAGCAGGAATTTTGCCGAGCCATATCGAATGTACAACGTGGTGTACAAGCTGCAGCACCGATGTATTCTTCTCCTATCGCAAGGAGAATGGAATAACCGGTCGCATGGCCAGCTGGATCGGCATGAAGGAGAGGTGA